From the genome of Leptolyngbya iicbica LK, one region includes:
- a CDS encoding response regulator: protein MTASTVPGSDRHTIFVVEDHPTTLAGIHSILERFGNNIDLETLTTLQEAREAVQRLEPNLMVLDLQLPQSAGESASTEAGIQFLKELMLQHPFLNIAVHTSYPDALVRIIPDIDNHRGGFTVTSKDSSTEKAFERFKAALQGYTHTRDIRSLKAGLELKPEWLETLDLACKEGYQDRAIAKHLHVSESMVRNYWSKIYDVLGIFPEDAKNEGRNLRIVTCLKARDEGLIE, encoded by the coding sequence ATGACTGCTTCCACGGTTCCTGGCAGCGATCGCCACACCATCTTCGTGGTCGAAGACCATCCCACCACCTTGGCGGGTATTCACAGTATTCTTGAGCGATTTGGCAACAATATCGACCTGGAAACGCTGACGACTTTGCAAGAGGCGCGCGAAGCCGTACAGCGGTTAGAGCCCAATTTGATGGTGCTGGACTTGCAGTTGCCCCAGAGCGCGGGAGAAAGCGCCTCGACCGAAGCGGGCATTCAGTTTCTAAAGGAGCTGATGCTGCAGCATCCTTTTTTGAATATCGCGGTTCACACCTCTTATCCCGACGCCCTGGTACGCATCATTCCTGACATCGATAATCATCGGGGTGGCTTCACCGTTACGAGCAAAGATAGCTCTACGGAAAAGGCCTTTGAACGCTTCAAGGCGGCTCTGCAAGGCTACACGCACACCCGCGATATTCGTAGTTTAAAGGCGGGATTGGAGCTGAAGCCGGAATGGTTAGAAACGCTGGATTTAGCCTGTAAAGAGGGATACCAAGATCGGGCGATCGCCAAGCATCTCCACGTTTCAGAAAGCATGGTGCGCAACTATTGGAGTAAGATTTACGACGTTTTGGGCATTTTTCCTGAGGACGCTAAAAATGAAGGGCGCAATCTCCGCATCGTCACTTGTCTCAAAGCCCGCGACGAAGGTCTGATTGAATAG